Proteins from one Clostridium cellulovorans 743B genomic window:
- a CDS encoding endo-1,4-beta-xylanase, translated as MNLSKRLLSCVLSAGIVASAFAVATPVYAEDALLISSTFEGGTDGWSTMGTTTISPSTLSHSGNGSLYVSGRAASWAGPCNIRTDVLKAGNTYNLSSYVMYNDASAADTQPISFMLKYTDSTNKAFYVPIATVTVNKGEWTKIENTAYKIPAEATSAMIYWETTGTMINYYVDDVTAYGPSTFNPNVTAATPLKNVFGKYFDIGCAATPSEVSLQVAKDLVKTHYNNLTIGNELKPDYVLDKAACQASGNNVNPQVKLDSARSLLKYCAENNIEVRGHVLVWHSQTPSWFFKENFSDTGATVSKDVMNQRLENYIKNLFAAINAEFPTLKIYAWDVVNECYLDGGNLRTAGFPETAGKEASAWNLVYGDDSYIDNAFTYARKYAPAGVKLFYNDFNEYIQSKRNAIYTMAMRLKSKGIIDGIGMQSHLDMGFPDTNTYKAALTKFGSTGLEVQVTELDITTSDTSATGLANQATKYAAIMQSILDAKKAGTANITNVVFWGITDGTSWRATRLPLLFDGNYYPKPAFDSVVKLVPTSDYYTPGYALGDVNNDGKINALDLALVKKGLLSEFTDPAAKVAADVNKDGNTNAIDLALLKKYLLGQITSF; from the coding sequence ATGAATTTAAGTAAAAGATTATTATCTTGTGTTCTATCTGCTGGTATAGTGGCTTCAGCATTTGCAGTTGCTACACCAGTATATGCTGAAGATGCTCTATTAATAAGTAGCACCTTCGAAGGAGGTACAGATGGTTGGTCAACTATGGGTACAACTACTATTTCACCAAGTACTTTAAGCCATAGCGGTAACGGAAGCCTCTACGTTTCTGGTAGAGCTGCTTCATGGGCTGGACCATGCAATATAAGAACAGACGTATTGAAAGCAGGAAATACATATAACCTTAGTTCCTATGTAATGTACAATGATGCTAGTGCTGCAGATACTCAACCTATTAGCTTCATGTTAAAGTACACAGATTCTACAAATAAAGCTTTCTATGTACCTATCGCAACTGTAACTGTAAACAAAGGTGAATGGACAAAAATCGAAAATACCGCTTATAAAATCCCAGCAGAAGCAACTAGTGCAATGATTTATTGGGAAACTACAGGTACAATGATTAACTACTATGTCGACGACGTTACAGCATATGGTCCAAGCACATTTAATCCTAATGTAACTGCAGCTACACCACTTAAAAACGTATTTGGAAAATACTTTGATATAGGTTGCGCTGCGACACCTTCTGAAGTATCTTTACAAGTTGCTAAAGATCTTGTAAAAACTCACTACAACAACCTTACTATAGGAAATGAGCTTAAACCAGATTATGTATTAGATAAAGCTGCTTGCCAAGCATCCGGTAACAATGTAAACCCTCAAGTTAAATTAGACAGTGCACGTAGTCTTTTAAAATACTGTGCTGAGAACAATATAGAAGTAAGAGGCCACGTTTTAGTATGGCATAGTCAAACTCCTTCTTGGTTCTTTAAAGAAAACTTCAGTGACACTGGAGCTACTGTATCAAAAGACGTCATGAATCAACGTCTTGAAAACTATATAAAGAATCTTTTTGCAGCAATTAACGCAGAGTTCCCTACATTAAAGATTTATGCATGGGACGTTGTAAATGAATGTTACCTAGATGGTGGTAATCTACGTACTGCAGGATTTCCTGAAACTGCTGGGAAAGAAGCATCTGCATGGAATTTAGTCTATGGTGATGACTCATACATAGACAATGCTTTCACATATGCAAGAAAATATGCTCCAGCTGGTGTTAAGTTATTCTACAACGACTTTAACGAATATATACAATCAAAACGTAACGCAATCTACACTATGGCAATGAGATTAAAATCTAAAGGTATTATCGATGGTATCGGTATGCAATCTCACCTAGATATGGGCTTTCCTGATACAAATACTTATAAAGCAGCACTAACTAAATTCGGTTCAACTGGCTTAGAAGTTCAAGTTACAGAACTTGATATAACTACAAGTGATACAAGTGCTACAGGACTAGCAAATCAAGCTACTAAATATGCAGCTATTATGCAAAGTATTTTAGATGCAAAAAAAGCAGGTACTGCTAACATTACAAACGTTGTATTCTGGGGTATTACTGATGGAACAAGCTGGCGTGCAACAAGATTACCATTGCTATTCGATGGAAACTACTATCCAAAACCAGCTTTCGATTCAGTTGTTAAATTAGTTCCTACAAGCGACTACTATACTCCTGGTTATGCCTTAGGTGATGTAAACAATGACGGTAAAATCAATGCTCTAGATCTTGCATTAGTGAAAAAAGGTCTATTAAGTGAATTTACAGATCCAGCTGCAAAAGTAGCTGCAGATGTAAACAAAGATGGTAATACTAATGCTATCGACCTTGCATTATTAAAGAAATATCTTCTAGGACAAATTACTAGTTTCTAA
- a CDS encoding 6-phosphofructokinase, with the protein MQEQKIKKIALLTGGGDCPGLNAVIRAVTRTAILKYGYEVIGYIFGYRGLYNNDFIPLTLDKVSGIGHKGGTILYSSNKDNLFDYQVEENGEIVKKDVSDVAIENLKKEGVDAIVVIGGDGTLTSARDFSRKGINVIGVPKTIDNDLPATEVTFGFNTAVEVATEALDRLHTTAESHHRVMLLEVMGRNAGWIALHSGLAGSADVILIPEIPYDLHKVAEKIEMRQREGKKFTIIVVAEGAKPKDGDVVVAKVVDDSPDPIRLGGIANKLAADLEKIIKNQEIRATILGHIQRGGITSAYDRILSTRYGVAATELIHEGKFGNMVTLKEDKISYEALEKVIGHTRVVEPDGELIQTARSIGVSFGD; encoded by the coding sequence ATGCAAGAGCAAAAAATAAAAAAAATAGCATTACTAACAGGGGGAGGAGATTGTCCAGGTTTAAATGCTGTTATTCGAGCAGTTACACGAACAGCAATTTTAAAATACGGTTATGAAGTAATCGGATACATATTTGGATATAGAGGGTTGTATAACAATGACTTTATTCCTTTAACTTTAGATAAAGTATCCGGAATTGGACATAAAGGCGGCACAATACTTTATAGTTCAAATAAAGATAATCTATTTGATTACCAAGTAGAGGAAAATGGTGAAATTGTTAAAAAAGATGTTTCAGATGTAGCTATAGAAAATCTTAAAAAAGAAGGTGTTGATGCTATCGTTGTTATTGGGGGCGATGGTACTTTAACAAGTGCAAGGGACTTTTCAAGAAAAGGCATAAATGTAATAGGAGTTCCTAAAACAATAGACAATGATTTACCTGCTACAGAGGTTACTTTTGGGTTTAATACAGCCGTTGAAGTTGCAACTGAAGCACTTGATAGATTACATACAACTGCTGAATCACATCATAGAGTTATGCTTCTTGAAGTTATGGGAAGAAATGCTGGATGGATTGCGCTTCATTCAGGTTTAGCAGGTTCTGCAGATGTAATACTCATACCAGAAATTCCATATGATTTACATAAGGTTGCTGAAAAAATAGAAATGAGACAGCGTGAAGGTAAAAAGTTTACAATTATTGTTGTAGCAGAAGGGGCAAAACCAAAGGATGGCGATGTAGTTGTAGCAAAAGTAGTAGATGATAGTCCAGATCCTATTAGACTTGGTGGTATTGCAAATAAGCTTGCTGCAGATCTTGAAAAAATAATAAAAAATCAAGAAATTAGAGCTACAATCTTAGGTCATATTCAAAGAGGTGGAATAACATCAGCTTATGATAGAATACTTTCTACAAGATATGGAGTTGCAGCAACTGAGCTAATCCATGAAGGTAAGTTTGGAAATATGGTAACTTTAAAGGAAGATAAAATTTCTTATGAAGCTTTAGAAAAAGTTATTGGTCATACAAGAGTTGTAGAACCAGATGGTGAATTAATACAAACAGCGCGAAGCATAGGTGTTTCTTTTGGTGATTAA
- a CDS encoding undecaprenyl-diphosphate phosphatase, translating into METVFFILKSMVLGIVEGVTEFLPVSSTGHLIIFQSFLGFDVGQSKEYIDMYTYVIQLGAILAVIVLFWKKIMNTLVKLFPSEKRDISYRESGLRFWLIIVAACIPGAIVQLGFGDFFDEYLMNPTAVSIALVVGGILMILIENKYRKRRNGTKSELDVTIKQALIIGAFQCLAVFPGMSRSASTIMGGWIAGLTTIAAAEFSFFLAIPVMAGMSLLKIVKIGGFAAMTSAQVISLGVGFLVAFIVALIVVDRFIAFLKKKPMRIFAVYRFVFAVFVFIAGYLGFFNV; encoded by the coding sequence ATGGAAACAGTTTTTTTTATTTTAAAGTCGATGGTTTTAGGGATTGTAGAAGGGGTAACTGAGTTTCTGCCAGTATCTTCTACTGGACACTTAATAATTTTTCAAAGTTTTTTAGGTTTTGATGTAGGCCAAAGTAAAGAATATATTGATATGTATACATATGTTATTCAATTAGGAGCAATTTTAGCAGTTATTGTGCTCTTTTGGAAAAAAATTATGAATACTTTAGTTAAACTTTTCCCAAGTGAAAAGAGAGATATTAGTTATAGAGAATCAGGATTAAGATTTTGGCTTATAATCGTAGCTGCTTGCATACCAGGAGCGATTGTGCAATTAGGTTTTGGTGATTTTTTTGATGAATATCTTATGAATCCTACAGCAGTTTCAATTGCGTTGGTTGTAGGTGGTATTCTTATGATACTTATAGAAAATAAATATAGAAAAAGAAGAAATGGTACGAAAAGTGAATTGGATGTTACTATAAAACAAGCGTTGATAATCGGAGCATTTCAATGTTTGGCAGTATTTCCGGGAATGTCTAGATCAGCCTCTACAATCATGGGCGGTTGGATAGCAGGACTTACTACTATAGCGGCAGCAGAGTTTTCTTTCTTCTTAGCTATACCAGTAATGGCTGGTATGAGTCTTCTTAAGATAGTGAAAATTGGTGGTTTTGCAGCAATGACTTCAGCGCAGGTAATATCGCTTGGCGTAGGTTTCTTAGTAGCTTTTATTGTAGCTTTAATTGTGGTGGATAGATTTATAGCCTTCTTAAAGAAGAAGCCGATGAGAATTTTTGCAGTATATAGATTTGTTTTTGCTGTCTTTGTGTTTATAGCAGGATATTTAGGATTTTTTAATGTTTAA
- a CDS encoding CapA family protein — protein sequence MNYNIFDKIKSVLFISFSIVLPAAILIVLIGYFYIPSEIPKYNYFYDFQITELRDSRYQLEVPAKTSDKEILVSMVGDVVIGTDDSFNYDSSLMEAFDSNKKDYKYFFKNVLEVFSEDDITIANLENPLTDSSTKSYKGEGTVFNFKGPMDFVKILSSSSVEAVTISNNHIYDYGNEGFQDTVDTLNNSNIDCIGENFKLIKEIDGIKFAFLGYQGWYNSSELLNSIKNDIEDARSEGCTIVIPYFHWGDENQYTPNDTQIYLAHYAIDSGATMVWGSHPHVIQSFELYKDKLIAYSMGNFCFGGNNNPKDKKSMILQTKFIISNNTLEDIAIKVIPTRISSTEEFNDYVPTPYKEQEAKDFLEILNNYSPTLNNKISNDYINLKSLSKA from the coding sequence ATGAATTATAATATATTTGATAAAATTAAATCAGTACTTTTTATTTCCTTTTCTATAGTTCTTCCAGCTGCGATTCTAATAGTTCTTATAGGCTATTTTTATATTCCAAGTGAAATCCCTAAATATAACTACTTCTATGATTTCCAAATCACTGAGTTACGTGACTCTAGATATCAATTAGAAGTTCCAGCGAAAACTTCTGATAAAGAGATCCTTGTTTCTATGGTAGGCGATGTAGTTATAGGTACTGATGATTCATTTAATTACGATTCAAGCCTTATGGAAGCTTTTGACTCAAATAAAAAAGATTATAAATATTTTTTTAAAAACGTATTAGAAGTATTCTCTGAAGATGATATAACAATTGCAAATCTTGAGAACCCATTAACCGACTCTTCAACAAAATCATATAAAGGTGAAGGAACTGTTTTCAATTTCAAGGGTCCAATGGATTTTGTTAAGATATTATCTTCATCAAGTGTTGAAGCAGTTACAATTTCTAACAACCACATATATGATTACGGCAACGAAGGATTTCAAGATACCGTTGATACTCTAAACAATTCAAATATTGACTGTATCGGCGAAAACTTTAAGTTGATAAAAGAAATAGACGGTATAAAATTTGCCTTCTTAGGCTATCAAGGCTGGTATAACTCTTCTGAATTACTTAATTCAATAAAAAATGATATTGAAGATGCAAGATCAGAAGGCTGTACTATAGTAATTCCATATTTCCACTGGGGAGACGAAAATCAATATACACCTAATGATACTCAGATTTATCTTGCACATTACGCTATTGATTCTGGAGCAACTATGGTATGGGGATCACATCCGCATGTTATACAGAGTTTTGAATTATATAAAGACAAGCTTATCGCCTATTCTATGGGAAATTTCTGTTTCGGTGGAAATAATAACCCAAAGGATAAGAAATCAATGATTTTACAAACTAAATTTATTATTTCTAACAATACTCTTGAAGATATAGCAATTAAGGTTATTCCAACTAGAATTTCATCAACGGAAGAATTTAATGACTATGTCCCAACTCCATATAAAGAGCAAGAAGCAAAAGATTTCTTAGAAATTTTAAACAACTACTCACCAACTCTAAATAATAAGATTTCTAACGATTATATAAACCTAAAGTCTTTATCTAAGGCATAA